From the genome of bacterium, one region includes:
- the mraZ gene encoding division/cell wall cluster transcriptional repressor MraZ, which translates to MEQNELKGNKDAENYNFISCFEHILDEKGRLILPSKFRKIIKEKEIKNFYITSGLDSCLAMYPEEEWRKILKKAESVLSFSKKDSRSFLRKLFSEAVEVSIDGQGRINLNGSLKKHARIDKEIIFVGMNNFVEIWSKEIWVKYMEKTSQSYEEVAESLTNLGL; encoded by the coding sequence GTGGAACAAAATGAATTAAAAGGGAATAAAGATGCTGAAAATTACAACTTTATCTCTTGTTTTGAACATATCTTAGATGAAAAAGGTCGCTTGATTCTACCCTCTAAGTTTAGAAAGATTATTAAAGAGAAAGAGATAAAAAACTTTTATATTACTTCTGGTTTAGATAGTTGTTTAGCCATGTATCCAGAAGAGGAATGGAGAAAGATATTAAAGAAAGCAGAAAGTGTTCTTTCTTTTAGTAAAAAAGACAGTCGTTCTTTTTTGAGGAAGCTTTTTTCTGAAGCGGTAGAAGTTTCTATTGATGGCCAAGGAAGGATTAACTTAAATGGTAGTCTTAAGAAGCATGCCCGGATAGACAAGGAAATTATCTTTGTAGGTATGAATAATTTTGTGGAAATATGGAGTAAAGAAATTTGGGTGAAGTATATGGAGAAAACCAGTCAAAGTTACGAAGAAGTAGCTGAAAGTTTAACTAATTTAGGGCTATAA